The following proteins are encoded in a genomic region of Glycine max cultivar Williams 82 chromosome 18, Glycine_max_v4.0, whole genome shotgun sequence:
- the LOC100795455 gene encoding wall-associated receptor kinase-like 2 produces MELFHNLNIFSTILLLCMFPHSLKCQQAYLNGTVYDCSDNPSAPKGYLCNGLQKSCTSFLLFRSKPPYDSPGIIAYLLGSEASTIASINRISRNDKIPSNKSIIVPVFCSCSGNIYQHNTPYTASKNDTYYELVKETFQGLTTCQAMMGQNYYASINIAIGAELTVPMLCACPTENQTARGVTSLLVHLVNYGDTIKSIGRAYGVDEQSVLEANKLAVSQSKNSSMDLLALTPIIVPLIGKSCKENPDKFYCRCYQAPDGSSKGPFCDESDGQKFPAKLVAGLGVGIGAGFLCLFLLGYKSYQYIQKKRETILKEKLFRQNGGYLLQEKLSSYGNGEMAKLFTAEELQRATDNYNRSRFLGQGGYGTVYKGMLLDGTIVAVKKSKEIERNQIQTFVNEVVVLSQINHRNIVKLLGCCLETETPILVYEFIPNGTLSHHIHRRDNEPSPSWISRLRIACEVAGAVAYMHFAASISIFHRDIKPTNILLDSNYSAKVSDFGTSRSVPLDKTHLTTAVGGTFGYIDPEYFQSSQFSDKSDVYSFGVVLVELITGRKPISFLYEDEGQNLIAQFISLMKENQVFEILDASLLKEARKDDILAIANLAMRCLRLNGKKRPTMKEVSTELEALRKAQSSLQMNHDHEHTTSDIVQECTEESMSLPLHLEFTSF; encoded by the exons ATGGAGCTTTTTCACAACCTCAACATTTTCAGCACAATTCTGCTCCTATGCATGTTTCCTCACTCACTCAAGTGCCAACAAGCATACCTCAATGGCACTGTCTATGACTGTTCTGATAACCCTTCAGCACCAAAAGGGTATCTTTGCAATGGCCTTCAGAAGTCATGCACCTCCTTCTTACTTTTCAGGTCAAAACCTCCCTATGATAGCCCTGGGATAATTGCTTACCTTCTTGGCTCTGAGGCATCTACCATAGCCTCAATCAACAGGATCTCAAGAAATGACAAGATTCCTTCCAATAAGTCAATCATTGTTCCTGTGTTCTGTTCATGTTCAGGAAACATCTACCAGCATAACACACCTTACACTGCCAGCAAGAATGACACCTACTATGAGTTGGTAAAAGAAACCTTCCAAGGCCTCACCACATGTCAGGCTATGATGGGTCAGAATTACTATGCTTCAATCAACATTGCAATTGGTGCTGAGCTCACAGTTCCAATGTTGTGTGCTTGTCCAACTGAAAATCAGACAGCAAGAGGGGTCACCTCTTTGCTGGTTCACTTGGTGAACTATGGTGACACTATTAAGTCCATAGGAAGGGCCTATGGTGTGGATGAACAAAGTGTGCTAGAGGCCAATAAGTTGGCAGTTTCACAAAGTAAAAACAGCAGCATGGACCTCCTTGCCTTGACACCTATTATAGTTCCTCTAATAGGGAAGAGCTGCAAAGAGAACCCAGATAAATTCTATTGTAGATGTTACCAAGCACCAGATGGAAGCTCCAAGGGGCCCTTCTGTGATGAATCTGATGGTCAGAAATTCCCTGCCAAATTGGTTGCTGGTTTAG GAGTTGGAATTGGTGCAGgctttttgtgtttgtttcttttGGGGTACAAGTCATATCAATACAtacagaaaaagagagaaactaTCCTTAAGGAAAAGTTATTCAGGCAAAATGGTGGCTACTTGTTACAAGAGAAGCTCTCTTCTTATGGAAATGGAGAAATGGCAAAGCTTTTTACAGCTGAGGAGCTGCAAAGAGCAACAGATAACTACAATAGGAGCAGGTTTCTTGGTCAAGGTGGTTATGGCACAGTGTACAAAGGAATGTTACTAGATGGAACCATTGTTGCAGTTAAAAAGTCAAAAGAGATTGAAAGGAACCAGATACAGACTTTTGTCAATGAAGTAGTCGTATTATCTCAGATCAACCACAGGAACATTGTAAAACTATTAGGTTGTTGTCTTGAGACAGAAACTCCAATACTAGTCTATGAATTCATTCCCAATGGAACACTGTCCCATCACATACATAGGAGAGACAATGAACCCTCCCCTTCATGGATTAGTCGCCTTAGAATTGCATGTGAGGTTGCTGGAGCAGTGGCATACATGCATTTTGCAGCATCTATTTCCATTTTCCATAGAGACATCAAACCCACCAACATACTTTTAGACAGTAACTACAGTGCCAAAGTGTCTGATTTTGGAACATCAAGATCAGTTCCACTAGATAAGACTCATTTAACCACAGCTGTTGGAGGAACTTTTGGATACATAGACCCTGAATATTTTCAGTCTAGTCAATTTTCAGATAAGAGTGATGTGTATAGTTTTGGAGTTGTGCTTGTAGAGCTCATAACTGGGAGAAAGCCAATTTCATTCTTATATGAAGATGAGGGTCAGAATTTGATTGCACAATTCATTTCTTTGATGAAGGAGAACcaagtttttgaaattttagatgCCAGTTTGCTTAAGGAAGCAAGGAAAGATGACATTCTTGCCATTGCAAATCTTGCAATGAGATGCTTGAGGCTGAATGGGAAGAAAAGACCAACAATGAAAGAGGTTTCAACAGAATTGGAAGCATTGAGAAAGGCACAAAGTTCATTACAGATGAACCATGATCATGAGCACACAACTAGTGACATAGTTCAAGAATGCACAGAGGAAAGCATGTCACTGCCCTTACATCTAGAGTTTACATCCTTTTAG